From a region of the Etheostoma cragini isolate CJK2018 chromosome 22, CSU_Ecrag_1.0, whole genome shotgun sequence genome:
- the cmbl gene encoding carboxymethylenebutenolidase homolog, with translation MANEAEPCPCHIGDLMEYEGLGQDIQIEHIKAYVVKPSAATNKAIIVIQDIYGWQLPNTRYMADMLAANGYIAVCPDFFVGKEPWSSSHDWSTFQGWLQDKLPTNINKEVDAVLRYLMKHCEAKHIGALGFCWGGVATHYISLQYPDVKAGVSAYGIVRETENRYKLRSPTLFIFGEKDDVIPLNQVQVLEAKLKEECQVDYQVKIFPGQTHGFVHRKREDINPADKPGILEARSDMLNWFNKYM, from the exons ATGGCAAATGAAGCAGAGCCATGCCCCTGCCATATTGGTGATCTGATGGAGTATGAAGGGCTCGGCCAGGATATCCAGATAGAGCACATCAAAGCGTATGTAGTGAAACCATCCGCTGCAACTAACAAGGCCATCATTGTCATACAGGACATCTACGGGTGGCAGCTTCCCAACACAAGATACATGGCTGATATGCTGGCTGCCAATGGATACAT CGCTGTTTGTCCAGACTTCTTTGTTGGAAAGGAGCCGTGGAGTTCATCACATGACTGGTCCACATTTCAGGGGTGGCTTCAAGATAAATTGCCAACGAACATAAACAA AGAGGTGGATGCAGTGTTGAGGTACCTGATGAAGCACTGTGAGGCCAAACACATCGGAGCACTGGGCTTCTGCTGGGGAGGGGTTGCCACGCATTACATCAGCCTGCAGTATCCAGATGTCAAAGCAGGAGTGTCAGCCTACG GGATCGTCCGTGAGACAGAGAACAGATATAAGCTGAGGAGTCCTACGCTGTTCATCTTTGGGGAGAAAGATGACGTTATCCCACTGAACCAG GTGCAAGTCCTTGAAGCGAAGCTAAAGGAGGAATGCCAAGTGGATTACCAGGTAAAGATCTTTCCTGGTCAGACTCATGGGTTTGTCCATCGTAAGAGAGAGGACATCAACCCTGCAGACAAACCCGGCATCCTGGAGGCCAGGTCTGACATGCTGAACTGGTTCAACAAATACATGTAA